The candidate division KSB1 bacterium genome has a segment encoding these proteins:
- a CDS encoding TolC family protein — protein sequence MKWKMNFTLIIILSIIDLAVAQQASEKLTLAECIQLAWKNNPSLQQSGISVEQAHLSTRQSYSNLFPSVGVSAGTSSSNNNLPGSDWQSQWSVQGSVDQSLYRPGMYSFVQLSKVNERISQISNEDLKSQIRLAVENYYFQILTSYALISVYEDNIRLAAENLEKIRTMYKLGAKTESDVLKAEVQKGDFEAMLLSELERLQNYKRSLNITMGRSPNIEFEVEYIAAQDVDIPELEMAKKLLLENNREYQALKQSFKSQEIALRIAREAYLPSLSGYYSHSRSGRWANNDPLVSNQVGLRASLDLFTGFNKSLNVQKERLNLEKAKIDLEAKERELMAQLTNLYTSLQTYNNLIKIDEKNVESSKRDLELVTARYAVGASTILDQMNAQASLLQSQSSLVKDKYSRKIIESQIKQLLAQL from the coding sequence ATGAAATGGAAAATGAATTTTACTTTGATAATAATCTTGTCAATCATCGATCTGGCTGTGGCCCAACAGGCGAGCGAAAAATTGACCTTGGCCGAATGCATCCAGTTGGCATGGAAAAATAATCCTTCACTTCAGCAGAGCGGAATTTCCGTCGAACAGGCGCATCTTTCGACCAGGCAATCTTATTCCAATCTGTTCCCGTCGGTGGGCGTGAGCGCTGGCACTTCGAGCAGCAATAATAACCTGCCTGGTTCTGACTGGCAATCGCAATGGAGCGTCCAGGGATCAGTGGATCAGAGCCTTTATCGGCCAGGGATGTATTCCTTTGTTCAGTTATCGAAAGTGAATGAGAGAATCTCTCAAATTTCCAATGAAGATTTGAAGTCCCAGATTCGGCTGGCGGTGGAAAACTATTATTTCCAGATTTTGACATCGTACGCTTTGATCTCGGTTTACGAAGACAACATTCGCTTGGCCGCCGAGAATCTTGAGAAGATCAGGACGATGTACAAGCTTGGCGCCAAAACTGAATCCGATGTTCTGAAAGCCGAAGTCCAAAAAGGCGATTTCGAAGCGATGTTGCTTTCGGAACTGGAGCGACTGCAAAATTATAAACGATCATTGAATATCACCATGGGACGCTCCCCCAACATCGAATTTGAAGTCGAATATATCGCTGCTCAAGATGTCGACATCCCTGAATTGGAGATGGCCAAAAAACTTTTGCTGGAAAACAATCGGGAGTATCAAGCACTGAAGCAAAGTTTTAAATCACAGGAGATTGCTTTGAGGATTGCCCGAGAGGCGTATCTGCCCTCGCTCTCTGGTTATTACAGCCATTCGAGAAGCGGCCGATGGGCTAATAATGACCCATTGGTTTCCAATCAGGTCGGACTCCGAGCCAGCCTCGATCTTTTCACTGGATTCAATAAAAGCCTAAATGTGCAAAAAGAGCGCTTGAATTTGGAGAAAGCAAAGATTGATCTGGAGGCGAAGGAACGGGAGCTGATGGCCCAATTGACCAATTTGTACACCAGCCTGCAAACCTATAACAATTTGATTAAAATAGATGAGAAAAATGTCGAGTCATCGAAACGAGATCTTGAACTGGTGACGGCCCGCTATGCCGTGGGCGCCAGCACCATTTTGGATCAGATGAATGCCCAGGCCTCCCTGCTGCAATCGCAAAGTAGCTTGGTGAAGGATAAATATTCCAGAAAAATTATCGAATCCCAGATCAAGCAATTGTTAGCACAATTGTAG
- a CDS encoding Spy/CpxP family protein refolding chaperone gives MRRKIIFSVLVASLVVATGLLAQRPDRLMLKKQERKAMLDLTDEQEAKIRDLELKLEKEIMPLRSQIPGIEANLKQELVAKQFNQTRVKNLIEQKAKIESEIELKQLLHQRAIRDLLTPEQQKKFDLHALRGGMGRHGMHPLPLRPPMPGGEVPQPESEK, from the coding sequence ATGAGAAGAAAAATCATTTTTAGTGTCCTAGTTGCCAGCTTGGTGGTTGCAACTGGGCTGTTGGCTCAGCGTCCTGATCGCCTCATGCTTAAGAAACAAGAACGAAAGGCCATGCTTGATCTTACCGATGAGCAAGAAGCCAAGATTCGAGATCTGGAGCTAAAATTAGAAAAGGAAATTATGCCGCTCCGATCTCAAATTCCTGGCATTGAAGCCAATTTGAAACAAGAATTGGTGGCTAAGCAATTCAATCAGACAAGGGTCAAGAACCTGATCGAGCAGAAGGCAAAAATTGAATCGGAAATCGAGCTCAAGCAATTGCTGCATCAGCGGGCCATACGGGATTTGCTGACGCCTGAGCAACAGAAGAAATTTGATCTGCATGCTTTGAGAGGTGGCATGGGACGACACGGCATGCACCCGCTTCCATTGCGACCGCCAATGCCAGGTGGAGAAGTGCCGCAGCCAGAATCGGAAAAATAA